One Littorina saxatilis isolate snail1 linkage group LG11, US_GU_Lsax_2.0, whole genome shotgun sequence genomic window, TATTTCACTTAAATCTGAAGAGAAACCTAGAGGCAAACCCTACTGGAAATTTAACAACTCGTTGCTGCGTGATAAGGAGTATGTAGATATCATTAAAAAAGTGATATTGGATATCAAGAAACAGTATGCAAAGATTGATGATTTGGATGGTATTGAGAATATTTTGAATTGTGATTTACATTTAGAAATAAACGACCAGTTATTTTTGGAGGTACTCCTTATGGAGATACGTGGCAAAACTATCTCATATGCCTCctttaagaagaaaaaagaaagagaaaaagaagaaaatttattaagagaaataaatgttttagaaTCCACATTTAGGGATGAAGATTTAACCACTCTTGAGGAAAAACAAAGAGAGTTATTGCAATTACGGGTTCATAAATGTGAAGGAATGGCTGTGAGATCAAAGGTCAAATGGATTAATGAAGGCGAACGTGCTAGTAAgtatttttgtaatttggaaAATCGACATTTTTGTAATAAAGCAATGAATTATGTTGAAACAGATGAAGGAAGGATGTTATATAATCAGGAAGATATTATGATTGAAGTTCAACAGTTTTATGATAAATTATATGCAGAAAGGAATGTAGAGGATGTTGACCTTAGTCTTTTAAATGCCTCTAAATTATCTCCAGATGAAAGTATGATGCTTGAGGGCATAATTACAGAAGCTGAAGCCTTAGCAGCCCTTCGCTCAATGAAAAACGATAAAAGCCCAGGTTCAGATGGATTTACTACAgagttttttaaaatgttttggaCTGATATTGGTACTTTTATTGTCCGTTCAGTAAATTGTAGTTTTCAACAAAGAGAGATGTCAATAACCCAGAGACAAGGAATAATTACATGTATCCCCAAAGATGGTAAACCTAAACAGTATTTAAAAAACTGGCGTCCTATTACATTATTGAACACTGTGTATAAAATTGCCTCTACCTGTATTGCAAACCGACTTAAAAAAGTtttgccaatgttgatacaTGAAGACCAAAAGGGATTTCTCAAAGGCAGATGTATTAGTGAAAACATACGTCAACTGTTTGATACACTCGTGTACACAGAAGAGCATAATATTCCTGGTCTCTTGTTGACGATTGACTTCCAAAAAGCTTTCGATAGTATTTCTTGGTCCTTTATTGAGAAAAGTCttgatttttttaactttggaccGCAACTCAGACAGTGGGTAAAGACTTTTTATAATCATATTATTACATGTGTAACTGTAAATGGCCATTATACTGGATGGTTTGAGATACACAGAGGCGTTAGACAAGGGGGATTCTCTTTCACCTTATTTGTACTTAATTTGTGCAGAAATTTTGTCTTTAATGATTAGacaaaatgataaaattaaAGGGATTAGATTAAAAGAACGAGATGTTTTACTGTCgcagtttgcagatgacaccacccTTTACTTAGATGGAAGTAAGGAGTCATTTGTAGAAGCTATACGTACACTTAAACTGTTCGCAAATATGTCTGGTTTGAATATGAATTACgataaaacaaatgttatttGGATAGGTAGTAGAAAGAATTCGCATGTTAGATTTTTACAAGATCAAAATTTTTGCTGGAACCCTGGTATTTTTAAGGTCTTGGGTATACATTTTTCGGTTGATTTACAATGTATTGTTCACATTAATTATCAGGATAAACTAAAAGATATTAAAAAGATTTTATATGTATGGGGAAAGAGACATCTTACCCCACTAGGTAAAATAATAGTTATTAAAACCCTTGTATTGTCAAAGATTACACATTTGTTTATATGTCTGCCCGATCCTGATAATAACTTATTGAAAGAATTGGATAAgttgttatttgattttttatGGAGTGGTAAAAgagcaaaaattaaaaagacagtAGTGTGTAAACCCCTTGAAGAAGGGGGGTTAAATATGGTgaatatttatgtatttttgtcaacattgaagATCGATTGGATGCGAAAAGTTGTTTGTGGTGATTCATGTTTGAAAACATTTGTTATGGATATGTATCCAGAACTAAATATTGTGAATCTGGTTGGTAGCAATTATATAAAAGTGTTGAAAAATACGGTGAAAAACAAGTTTTGGCAAGATGTGTTAAAGCATTATGAAAAGTTATATGCAAAATGTTTACCTGTTAATATTGATGAATTTTTGTAcgaatgtcttttttataatGATAACATAGTGAGAGGTAAAAGAAGCATTTATTATAAGAGTTGGCATGAAGAAGGAATTGTACACGTGAAACATTTAGTAAATTTGGAGGGTAAATATTTGAATTATCAAGAATTTTCTGAATTATTTCCCAATGTTAAAAgtgatattttgttgtattgTGGAATTGTATCCGCTGTGAAAAGCTATCAGAAGAaattgaattttaagacattgaATTGTCAGCATGAATCAGTGGATAGTAGAGTGTGGTCAGTGATAAAAAAAGGAAATCATGTTGTGAAGAAGGTGTTTGTGCAGTCTAACGATATTCCATCCGCGGTTTCAAAATGGAATAGCACCAGTGAAATTGATATGAATTGGAAATTAATTTTCTTGAAACCCTTTCAAAGTACTGTTGATGTCAGTTTAAGGTGGTTTCAGCTGCGACTCCTACACCGGATTCTACCTtgtaataaatatttatatttatgtaaaattaaaaattcaacGCTCTGCACATTTTGCGGGTATCATGAAGAGACAATTTTTCACTTATTTTGGGAATGTATGATTGTTAAAACCTTCTGGATTAAATTGAATAATGTATTGCACAAAGAATGTTTACATTGTGAACATTTGACTTTTTCAAAAGGATTGATAATATTTGGAAATGATGATAATGTGAACACTgataatgttttagatttgattattcttttaggaaaatattatatttataaatgtaaacttcagggctcagttccgcttttgaatgtttttttgaaaatattaaaacaaagatattacattgaaaagaaattgaatcttatcaggaatagaaatgttgaatttttgtcagagtggttaccctatgcgaatatatgttaggttattgaccaaggcgaagtgtccatttcagcttaactttttgtacagtttaaaattgtaggtttttataagattttaggcaagagtgtgtgtgtatgtcttatgtctgtctgcttcacttatcctcttacctgtctgtcaccctgttaccccctctctctctctctctctctctctctctctctctctctctctctctctctctctctgtctctctctctgtctctctctctctcttttttttttatcagtattgtcGGTATGTtacatgtccgtctgtcggttaggtcctaatgttgtatacatacttgtatacttgccatttacatatttattatacatgttgaaggatgaatgaaaatacattgtagacggatgcatgttatggattaaaagccccacgatgatgtgcttggcaaatacaaaaaaacaaaaaaacaaaaaaaacaaaaaataccgTGACAAAATGtgccttgttgttgttgttgttgttgacatagaccaagaaagtgtcactcagtggggtgccttctcttggtcaattgcgactgaaagcgcctgtgcgtgagtcggggctacacgcagagttttgctgacagcgcagagCACGGATTTTGTGGCGCACGGAGTTTTCGGGGATAATTCTGCtttgcgaggcagaattgtggatagctgaacttgatatgtgacaaggtcagtcacgtgttattggctaggtggtctgtgagagacacaaggacggcgcacttgacacccagcggcagaagaagaaggatcgaatacgacggtttctagagtatgatggatttcaccgaatagaatattcggcactctaggggaacttcagcgagttatcaccttctcactgccacatgttttgctgaggacgagtcgtcaaatctttccttcgtcgtgcgatggtcttcgcataagtattcgacaaggggtttctggatgttgttgccactgttgacgaacagaggccattccagggaggaagcgggttttgcttccatgagagtgctacattcataggctgtttgaggtaataaatcattatttaacgctgttgacgagtctgtgtttgtggaatgaaatactctctgttgttctttccaggttagcgcataatttgctctctgtgacgctaaaatactaacctgtatatggtttttgcagatagggagagaaggacgaaaaatggctgttttgttgttgtggaaaGTCCGTTTGTcaaggcccacgtgctcgatgagatatgtaaagatgacatgtttaaaggtggagggtgaggggtagctgacatgtttagtgcaccgatgctttctgtttgcagccttttcctaacttctgttcggctgccttcttcgggaccacgctaaccagcaaaccggctaaccagcgaaccggctaaccagctaaccagcgaaccggctaaccagcgactgggtgcggcgcctgatgcctccacagttccctgcttcgtcaccacgctaaccagcacttcattcgacggagcagttgtggaggctaaaaagactaattacaggccgtccacccagtggcccaagaaagctaagtgcaccatgtctttgcaccccgttgaccaccgttgttatttttgctatctgtgattatactcgagtagtgacgacgtggggtgtgtgatacctgcatgaactagcacttttggagcagaacagtcgtattttcttatctttacacgggatcagcgtgttactataattttctatattctaactggcattttgtcagtgaccacgggttttttacgttttgtgaacgtaaaagaacatattttgagtgaagtctcgagggaggtggcgagtttttacataaacaggcgtctgaaacttatacttttgttgtctctatgtaattgtatgactgcgagagtggatcgtggtgtggttagttagttagtagtaactcagtaaccgtttcataatcaccttaagtgatatattgaaacgtgacattgttgttgttgttgttgttgttgttgttgttgttgttgttgttgttgttgttgttgttgttgtttgtgtgtgtgtgtgtgtgtgtgtgggtgtgtgtgtattattgtgtgtttgtgtgtatgtgtgtgcgtgcgtgcgggcgtgcgtgcgtgcgtttgtgtgtgtgtgtgtgtgtgtgtgtgtgtgtgtacgtacgtacgtgcgtgcgtgcgtgcgtgtgtttgtgtgttttaagCGTTACCAGCCTATATTTGTTTCCCGTTTTAACATGGTATTGTATCATGAAATTCAAAAACAGTCTTCAAATTTGAAGAAATTGTAGTTCAAACTCAGTGCTTATTTGGTAAAGAATGTGCTTTATTCTTAACTGAAGCCCGCCAtcgacgggggggggggggggggcaggggtaggggggggggagactcaCTTAAACAAAAAATGTCCCTCATGAATCGTGCACTTACTCCGAGTTACTCCTTCCTCCACTCCATGAAGCCGAGGTCAGTCAGCGCCTTGAAGAACGCTTCCTTGTCTTTTGTCTCCAGCTCTCTCATTGGTCCACGCACGGGGCCGAGGTCGAGTCCAACCAATGACATCACGACTTTCAGGGTGGAGACGGTTCCGTTCGTCTTTTCACCTGGACACAAGACAAAGGGATCAATCAGGCGTGTAACAGTTGATCAAAGGTTGTCTTTGACCCCACTGAATTAGTCCAGTAAAGTTGATTGGTTTCTAAAAATAAAGCAGTAGACCATGGTCAATCTGTAATAGCTTTTTGTGGATGTGCGAAGCGTTTGTCagtcaaaccccccccccccccctttaagctctctctctctcttgctctctgtctgtctgtctgtctgtctgtctgtctgtctgtctgtctgtctgtctgtctgtctgtctctctctctctctcactctctctctctctctgtctctctctgtctctctctctccacatttctaaaacgtattatcattagattagtccctctcGTGCGCGAAGGCTGGATGTACCTGCTTGCTTCTGCATTACCCTCGTTAACTGAcaatttgtctttgtcttgtgttgtcttgttttgtcctACCGAAAGCGAAGACCTGCTTGACGACGTCTTGACTCCGGGTCTGTTCCAGCCTGGCTGCCTGCAGGTCACCCTGGTCAAGCCTGGTCAGCAGACGGCGGAACGTGCCGGACATCCAGTTGTACGTGCTGCCGATAGCGCCGTCCGCTCCCAGGGCCATCGCGCCCAGCATttgctggagagaaaaaaaaccgacaGGAATTTAGAGGGTCACATGTGCTAGGAAATTTATTAGTAATCTGTGCATTAACGCTAATTTCTAAGTAAAACTCCAGACATCCAGTTACACGTGCTGTCGATAGCGCCGTTCGCTCCCAGGGCCATCGCGCCCAGCATttgctggagagaaaaaaaaacgacAGGAATTTAGAGGGTCAAAGTTGCTAGGAAATGAATTAGTAATCTCTGCGTTAACGCTAATTTCTAAGTAAAACTCCAGACATCCAGTTACACGTGCTGTCGATAGCGCCGTTCGCTCCCAGGGCCATCGCGCCCAGCATTTGCTAGAAACACATTTgagttattctccagagctgtgtgcCATACTTATCTTCAAGTCTCTGTTGCAACTCCTACCACGGAGAAGGCATATAATTCAAACCTTGACCACGTCAAAGATCAAGTGTTAAAGCGAGATAATTCGACGTTTTCATCGCTACTGTAGCCGTGCTATGGCCGGACATCGCTACTGTAGCCGTGCTATGGCCGGACATCGCTACTGTAGCCATGCTATGGCCGGACATCGCTACTGTAGCCATGCTATGGCCGGACATCGCTACTGCAGCCGTGCTATGGCCGGACATCGCTACTGTAGCCATGCTATGGCCGGACATCCCTACTGTAGCCGTGCTATGGCCGGACATCGTTACTGTAGCCGTGCTATGGCCGGACATCGCTACTGTAGCCGTGCTATGGCCGGACATCGCTACTGTAGCCATGCTATGGCCGGACATCGCTACTGTAGCCATGCTATGGCCGGACATCGCTACTGTAGCCATACTATGGCCGGACATCGCTACTGTAGCCGTGCTATGGCCGGACATCGCAGTTCTTCACGAGAACTATGTATATGCGCATTttacgtgtttgaccaaaacatGGCACATTGGCATATCATTATTTAATTTTGCATTGTGCACATACTAGTTTacttatgtatgtttttgtgcggcgcttagaactatgttAGGATTTGCACCATATAAATATCCTCACTAGTATTCTTATTATATGACATTGCAAAGCTAAAGGAAGGGAAATCCAAAAATCCGGCAATATATACAATATCTCTGTAATGACCTCATCGGATCCAAAGACGATGTTAAAGTTGCGTCCCCTGGCGTCCTTTGTTCTGAGGCAAGCACACATCTGCACGAGGTCCTTGTCCGAGAACTTGATGCCGCGCAGGGTGGGGATGACGTCACGTCCGGCCAGCAGGAACTGTTCCATGTTGACTACGAGAATGGCAGAGAGCAGTCGGAACAATCAGAATATTCATTTCAAGGATAGCAGAAAAAATACCAAGCTGATTGACCCATTGCCTGCAATATTACCTATGAGGTATGTTGTTTTGCCATGCCGAACAACTATTGTCTGACAAAGTAAACTGCAGCTGTCTACAGCAAGAtgattaccgcactattctagCTTGTcgatgtcactgcctttgccacgagcggtggactgacgaaactacgagtatgcggtcttggtgaacaaatgcagtgtgttgagttttattctgtgagttcgacagcttgactaagtgtagtaatttcgccttacgcgacttgtttttaatttaacacacacaaacaaacacacacacacacaaaagaacacacacacacacacacacacacacacacacacacacacacacgtacacacacacacgaacgcacgcacacatacacacacacacacacaaacacacacacacacacacacatacacacacacacacacacacacacactcactcactgttGACGCCACTCCTGAAGGGAATGTGATAGTAGTACATGGGGATGGTGGGGGCGGCTGCTGCCACGGCGCGCACGTGTTCCACTAGATCCTCTGGAAAACACAGACAGTAATCGTGACTCCTGGTTATGATGAAACACACAGTGTGAATAGAAgattttcagaaataactccGTCGAGTTTGCATGGGTGGAGGGAGAGTGGCCTTTTCTTGCGAAACCCTCGTACAaatattggaggggccaatgactagcgaggggtgtgaaaGAAACACGTGCGTGTCTGATTCCATTTCTAATTATAAGATTCCACTGACACAGATCGTCTACAGTTGGTCTCCAATGTCACGTGAGGCTTGACTCAAATTTTCCACGACCCACACAAACttgagttatttccgaacaacGTCTATAGTTTGATTTCTGATTCCATTTATGAGATTCTACAACAAAACCCTGCATGTACTCGTAAAACATGGGCATTTAAATCCgcaacacggttggcctagtggtaaggttggcctagtggtaaggcgtccgcccagtgagcgggaggtcgtgggttcgaaccccggccgggtcatacctaagactttaaaattggaaatctagtggctgctccaacTGGCGTCTgtcattatggggttagtgctaggactggttggtccggtgtcagaataatgtgactgggtgagacatgaagcctgtgctgcgacttctgtctagtgtgtggcgcacgttaaatatcaacgcagcaccgccctgactgTATCActcttcgtggtggactgggcgttaagcaaacaaacaaacacatttaatGTCTCTTCGTGagtgttgaaaacaaaaacaacattgtATAAATGTAATGCCAAATGGGAATTTAATGTCTCTTTGTGagcttaaaaacaaaaacaaaagaaaaacaagtaacATCCTATAACATGGCTGCTAACCATGTGAGTGTAAAACAGGTAACTCACGCGGTGTGGCCACAGGGAAGTACAAAGGAGGGAGTGTTGATATGGCGTCTGCCCCGATAGTCTCGGCGTGCTTGGCCTGAAATCAGGACTGTAATGTTAGTGAGCAACGGAAATAAGTAAGTAATGAATGCTTTTGAAAAAGGAAGCAATGGAAGTAATAAGTCTTTTCttacaaaataagaaaaaaaagtattctGCAAATCCACAAAgaaaaggacacacacacacgacacacacacacgacacacacacgtacacacactaacacacatacacacgcgcgcgcgcacgcatcacgcacaacaacaacaacaacaacaacaacaacaaaacaacaacaacaacaacaacaacgacaacgacaaaacaacaacaacaacaacaacaacaacaacaacaaaacaacaacaacaacaacaacaacaacaacaacaacaaaacaacaacaacaacaacaacaacaacaacaacaacaacaacaacaacaacaacaaaacaacaacaacaacaacaacaacaccagcaacaacaacaacaacaacaacaacaacaaaacaacaacaacaacaacaacaacaacaacaacaacaacaaaacaacaacaacaacaacaacaacaacaacaacaacaacaacaacaaaagacaagacATAAAAACACGcgggcgtgcgtgtgagtgtgtgtgtgtatctctgtgtgtctctgtgtctctgtgtcactgtgtgtctgtatgtgtctgtgtcggtgTCGGTGTCGGTGTGTCTCTGTGTTTATGCGTTTGCGTCtctttgtatgtatgtgcgATTGCTTTTGTGgttgtgtctatgtgtctgtgcgtttgttttATACAACCTTAACTCCCTCTAATTAAACTATGCCCGAACTGACTTTGCGGTGGACCAGGACCTATGCAGTAAAGCCCTAAGCGCGGATATCATGACTGGTCAAATAGTCTGTTCAACTGACCATAGTGATGGAGTCTTTGAGGCACGTACCTCCCACCTGAATGATAATCTTGGACAAACTGTTGAAGACAGAAAATGATAATCATAACAAatatgataataatgataagaATATTTGTATAGTGCAAACCCAAACATTGTTCTTAGAGCCTTACAGTACTATCAAATACAAACCACATACAAAAATACCCAATTGTGTACACAATAGAAAGTATCACATAGTGTGagcctccaccacgaaatgagtcgcatgtcacctcgcgcggttctgtgctaggcttaatataagtccggggagtgtctggtaccAGTGTGatggtcaccttagtcacaggcttacaaatcaaacagtttttgctcttttctaaaacggttttcaccactggatagagcataaaacaactctttaggaaaatgtaaaaatatgaaaatcatgcaaaggtgacatgtgactcatgccgtggtggagggtcacgtCATTATAAAGAAGTAAACTTTCAATTGACAAATCATGAGCTTTACAAAGACGACAGTAAGTGAAAGATTGACGGGCGTGATGATATAGAGTCGACTGACCGTATGTATGCTCACTCTCTCGTACAGTGCACTACACAATACACAGCATTCCACCAGAACTTAAACTTTAATTACTCCAACTTCTGGCATTCAATACAAGAGTCTCATTTACAATGCAAAGATGGCGACTCACGAATTAACACGTGACCTTTCTTTCGCGCTCTTTGTAATTATTCTTATTGGTGGTTATATTTGGCATAAGACATCATTTCTAAACACTGACTATCTTCATAGATATGATATCGATCAACGCCTACTGAGCTTAGTGTGTGTCGTTTACTTGTCTCGTTAttagttgtctgtctgtctgtctgtctgtctgtctgtctgtctgtctgtctgtctgtctgtctgtctgtctgtgtctgtctgtctgtctgtctgtctgtctgtctgtctgtctgtctgtctgtctgtctacaacAATGAGCGCTAGGTTCACGCAGTCGTCAATGTGTTGTTTGGTCAcaaattaaacgttcaaattgctacacttttttttctttcttttttttagattttcaaACGTTAGCTGACATTTTCAGACGGTAACTGTTTATCTGTTTTGATTTTCTGCAGACTTGAAAGCTTCACTtttataataataaaaaaatgttcTTACTTCAGACAGTaattacaaatgtgaccatccaccacggaatgagtcacatgtcacttttgcatgattttcatatttttacattttcctaaagagttttgtatgctctatccagtggtgaaaaccgttttagaaaagagcgaaaactgtgactaaggtgaccctcacactgttaccagacactccccggacttatattaagccaagcgcagaaccgcgcaaggtgacatgcgactcatttcgtggtggagggtcacaaatagccGTCAAACCAACCGACAGTAAAGAAACAACCAAATAATCGAccggaaaacaaacaaaatcagacTATATTAGTAAACGAATAACAATATCAACCACCTACCGTCCATTTTTCTTTCCATATTTTACCCAGCATTCCGTGAGACGCATGCGCTCTTCAGCTGTCAAAGACGGCCCCTCTCCGGTTGAACCATTCACTGTTAACATCCCAAGAATAAATCAATGATTAGGACATTAGCAATCTGATTGATTCACAGTCTTAGCTTCCGAGAGGTGAtgagaaagaacaaaacaatgAATATATGTTTTTAGTGACTGGTATCAGTTCTCTAAAAGGATATGTGAAAATGAGCTAGTCCAGTGTAACAAATAAGATTACATTTCagagaaataaagggaagtaagcgctctaaatgcatacgacatgactgtgtaatagagtaagtaagagttatacggaaccagtctcctggcacctgggAGAATAACAAGCAGTGCAATGAAGAAGCGACTTTCATCTTCAGATACGATTTCACATGACgggcaatggcttggtggtaagacgccggcctccaaagcggaaggtcgtggtgttcgaatcccggccgcgcctggtagGTTGAGGTGGAGATTTTCCCGATCTCAAAGGTCAACCCATGAGCAGACCTGCTAATGCCTTTtccccccttcatgtgtacacgcaaacacaagaccaagtgcacacagaaaagatcctgtaatccatttcagagttcggtgggttatacaaacacgaaaatacacagcatgcttccaccgaaaacggcgtatggctgcctaaatggcggggtaaaacggtcatacacgtaaaaatccactcgttcaaaaacacgtgtacgtgggagtttcagcccacaaacgcagaagaagagtaTTTCATAAACAGATTAAGGTGTTTAATTGAGAAAGTGCATACCGTAAATTTGCCTGATTCCCTCTCTGCTGAGAAACTCGCAGTACTCGTCTATCTTGTCATAGTCCACATCTCTGCAGCATAAGAAACAAATATTAAGTTAGACGAtgtccggaaataactctggtGGATTTGTATGGATACCGAAAGAGTGAATATTCCTGCTTTTATTgcgtcaaactttcccacgtgacattataagCCAGCTGCTTGCGAGGGGTGTTTCAGCAACATGTCAACAAGGAGCATGTGTGAAAAGCTTGCCTCACAAAAAGCAAGGGCAGTCACTCTTTGACAACCCATGTAAACCCGACACAGTTATTTCCACACTTCGTCTGTTATAAATCCACTGAATATTTCAagatacagaaagagagagagagagaaagagagagagagagagagagagagagagagagagagagagagagagagagacagagagagagagagagagagaaagagagagagagaaaaagagagaaagagagagagaaagagagagagagagaaagagagagagagaaagagagagaaagagagaaagagagaaagagagagagagagagagaaagagagagagaaagagagagagagcgagagacagagagagagagacagagagagacacagagagagagacagagagagagaaagacagagagacagacagagagagagagagagagagagagagagagagagagagagagagagagagagagagagagatagacagacagagagagacagagagagacagagacagagagagaaagagagacacagatagacatagagagagagaaaaagagagagagagagcgagagagagagagagagagacagagagagacagagacagagagagaaagagatagagacagcgacagacagagatagagagaaagagagagagtcagagacagacagagatagagagaaagagagagagtcagagacagacagagagagacagattagagagagagacagacag contains:
- the LOC138980479 gene encoding N-acetylneuraminate lyase B-like, with protein sequence MEDFKLTGVLPATFTPMKANGDVDYDKIDEYCEFLSREGIRQIYVNGSTGEGPSLTAEERMRLTECWVKYGKKNGRLSKIIIQVGGTCLKDSITMAKHAETIGADAISTLPPLYFPVATPQDLVEHVRAVAAAAPTIPMYYYHIPFRSGVNINMEQFLLAGRDVIPTLRGIKFSDKDLVQMCACLRTKDARGRNFNIVFGSDEQMLGAMALGADGAIGSTYNWMSGTFRRLLTRLDQGDLQAARLEQTRSQDVVKQVFAFGEKTNGTVSTLKVVMSLVGLDLGPVRGPMRELETKDKEAFFKALTDLGFMEWRKE